In the genome of Plasmodium yoelii strain 17X genome assembly, chromosome: 14, one region contains:
- a CDS encoding SND2 domain-containing protein, putative — translation MAGQSEKKRLKKAANFIIYAYPFFSIFSIIYIIFAYFFRYDLITRNIFFLHCLLFFCYYYSIKNIHYGLTNGLNFTYYTDVLILSFVINIGLFFSFKFFYIYIIIPIYATFKFINFIVKFFLGSPMSAIAPPENAEQPEKKKQKIVYKKVY, via the exons atggCAGGCCAATCTGAAAAAAAACGATTAAAAAAGGCAgctaattttattatttatgccTATCCATTTTTTAGCATTTTTTCg aTAATTTATATCATCTTTGCCTATTTCTTCAGATATGATTTAATTacaagaaatatattttttttgcattgtttgctatttttttgttactaTTACTCAATCAAGAATATACATTATGGCTTAACCAACGGATTAAATTTTAC ATATTATACTGATGTTTTGATTTTGTCTTTTGTGATAAATATAGGattatttttctcttttaaatttttctacatatacataattatcCCCATATATGCAACATTTaagtttataaattttattgtaAAATTCTTTTTGGGCTCACCG ATGAGTGCTATTGCCCCTCCCGAAAATGCTGAACAAcccgaaaaaaaaaaacagaagaTCGTATATAAGAAAGTTTACTAA